CACCCGAGACGGGCAGTCTATTTCACTCAAACCCCGGGAATTCGCCTTGCTGAAGTTACTGATGACCCAACCGGGACGGGTACTGTCAAAAACCGTGATTCTGGAGCAGGTCTGGGGTTTCCAGTTTGATCCGCAGACCAATGTTGTTGATGTTCTGGTGTGCCGCCTGCGCAGCAAAATTGATAAGGGCTATGCGGTCCCGCTCCTCCACACCATCCGGGGGGTCGGCTATGTCCTCAAATCTCAGGGCTGAATCGGCTTCCCGTCAGGCGCAGCGTACCCTGTTTCTGCGGTTTTTGGCCACGGTTCTGGCTTGTTTTCTGTTAGTGATTGCAGCCTTTGGCTGGATTCTGGCTTATCAGGCTGATGCGCAGGAAAGAAAACTACTGGACTCTATCGCGCAGGAATACCAGCGCATCCTGAAGTTTGAATCGGATGCCAAGCTTGAGCATGTGGTCGTCAGTAATCCCAACCGTCTGATTGAGAATGCGCTCAGTGTGGTGCGTGCAGAACCTGAAGGTCTCTTCCGCGAGATCGGTGGCGCACGTTTTCCGAAGCCAATCACAGATCCCGCACGGTTTCAGCCCGAGCATCGTCATTGGTATCACCTGTTCAGCGACAAGCCGTTTCTGAGTCACCGCTTAGAAGGACAACCCTTGGTTTACTGGTTGCTGATGGACGGCACACCAAAGCGGAACCAGCTCATCACGCAGATGACATGGCTGGCCGCGGCTTTGACGATCATGGTGATTGTGATGGCATGGTTCGTTTGGCGATTGCTGCACCGGACTTTATCGCCATTGCATCATCTGGCAAAGCAGATTGACCAGTTCAGCGGCTGGTCGCTGGATGCAATGCTGCTGGCTGAACTCCCTGAAGTGCGCGGCAATGAAGCGTTCGGGCAGCTCAGTCAAAGTGTCCGGCAGGTCATGAACCGGCTGAAAGAAACCGTCAAAGGCATGGATAATACCGTCGATGCGATTGCCCATGATGTCCGGACGCCGCTGTCGAGAATCTTGCTGACGACAGAGGCTGCACTGGGGCCGGCATGGCAGGAACAGTCGCCGGATGAACAGCTTTCCGCGTTGCATTCAGCCTTATCCGATTGCGCTGAATCTGCGGATCAGGCCAGCCGGATGCTGACCACGCTGATGCGGATTCACGATGAGCAGATTGGTCGTCATACCCTGCATCCGCAAGCTTTGGATCTGGCTGCATTGATGTCTGAGGTCGCCACCTGGTACGAAGAAGTCGCAGAAGCGGCTGAGATCCGATTGGATTTGTCCGGCCTGACATCGACCCCCGTGATTTCGGAGCCCAGCCGTCTGACACAGATTGTTGTGAATTTGCTGGATAACAGTATCAAATACAGTCTGGAAGGCAGTGCAGTGCAGCTGGCCTGCGGCCGTGATGACCAGGGGGGCTGGCTGAGTGTTACCGATCAGGGCGTTGGGATTGCACCTGAGCATCAGACGCTGATTTTCCGGCGATTGTACCGGGTCGAAAGCAGTCGTCACCAGCCGGGTTACGGGCTGGGACTTTCGATGGTGGCCGCCATGGTCAGCAGCTTACAGGGAAAGCTGGAACTGCATTCTGTGCTGGGAGAAGGCAGCCGGTTTACTGTCCGGCTGCCTGGTGCGATGACGCAGGGCCTGTCTGGAAACGACAGGACTTAATCCCAGTCGGGGGTGAAATCTGGATTGGCGACCCGGTGCCCAAGATCGAATGTGGTAATCTCTGCCAGATCCGTTTCATCCAGCGTCAGACATTCGGCGTCCAGATTTCTGTCGATGTTGGCCTGTTTGGTCGAAGAAGGAATGGTCACAAATCCCTGCTGACGCCCCCATGCCAGTACCATCTGTACTTGGGCGGTTCGATCAAGCGGCGGTAAGATCAACACAATCCGCAACGGTTTAAAGATGGATCGAATG
The Photobacterium sp. GJ3 DNA segment above includes these coding regions:
- a CDS encoding cell wall metabolism sensor histidine kinase WalK; the encoded protein is MSSNLRAESASRQAQRTLFLRFLATVLACFLLVIAAFGWILAYQADAQERKLLDSIAQEYQRILKFESDAKLEHVVVSNPNRLIENALSVVRAEPEGLFREIGGARFPKPITDPARFQPEHRHWYHLFSDKPFLSHRLEGQPLVYWLLMDGTPKRNQLITQMTWLAAALTIMVIVMAWFVWRLLHRTLSPLHHLAKQIDQFSGWSLDAMLLAELPEVRGNEAFGQLSQSVRQVMNRLKETVKGMDNTVDAIAHDVRTPLSRILLTTEAALGPAWQEQSPDEQLSALHSALSDCAESADQASRMLTTLMRIHDEQIGRHTLHPQALDLAALMSEVATWYEEVAEAAEIRLDLSGLTSTPVISEPSRLTQIVVNLLDNSIKYSLEGSAVQLACGRDDQGGWLSVTDQGVGIAPEHQTLIFRRLYRVESSRHQPGYGLGLSMVAAMVSSLQGKLELHSVLGEGSRFTVRLPGAMTQGLSGNDRT